The Streptomyces achromogenes genome window below encodes:
- the hisF gene encoding imidazole glycerol phosphate synthase subunit HisF, which translates to MTLAVRVIPCLDVDAGRVVKGVNFQNLRDAGDPVEMAKVYDAEGADELTFLDITASSGNRETTYDVVRRTAEQVFIPLTVGGGVRTPEDVDKLLRAGADKVGVNTAAIARPELIREIAERFGRQVLVLSVDARRTQSGSFEVTTHGGRQGTGIDAVEWAHRAAELGAGEILLNSMDADGTKDGYDLEMIAAVRKHVTVPVIASGGAGRLTDFPPAVEAGADAVLAASVFHFGDLRIGEVKQTLREAGHPVR; encoded by the coding sequence ATGACGCTGGCCGTACGAGTCATCCCCTGCCTGGACGTGGACGCCGGCCGGGTGGTCAAGGGCGTCAACTTCCAGAACCTGCGCGACGCGGGCGACCCCGTCGAGATGGCCAAGGTGTACGACGCCGAGGGCGCCGACGAGCTGACGTTCCTGGACATCACCGCCTCCTCCGGCAACCGCGAGACGACGTACGACGTGGTGCGCCGCACCGCCGAGCAGGTGTTCATCCCGCTGACCGTGGGCGGCGGGGTACGCACTCCGGAGGACGTCGACAAGCTGTTGCGGGCCGGCGCCGACAAGGTGGGCGTCAACACCGCCGCGATCGCCCGCCCGGAGCTGATCAGGGAGATCGCCGAACGGTTCGGGCGGCAGGTGCTGGTCCTGTCGGTGGACGCCCGGCGCACGCAGTCGGGCTCCTTCGAGGTGACGACGCACGGCGGCCGTCAGGGCACCGGCATCGACGCCGTCGAGTGGGCGCACCGGGCGGCGGAGCTGGGCGCGGGCGAGATCCTGCTCAACTCGATGGACGCGGACGGCACGAAGGACGGCTACGACCTGGAGATGATCGCCGCGGTGCGCAAGCACGTGACGGTCCCCGTGATCGCCTCCGGCGGCGCCGGCAGGCTCACGGACTTCCCCCCGGCCGTCGAGGCGGGCGCGGACGCGGTGCTGGCGGCGTCGGTCTTCCACTTCGGCGACCTGCGGATCGGCGAGGTCAAGCAGACCCTGCGGGAAGCGGGACACCCGGTGCGGTGA
- the hisD gene encoding histidinol dehydrogenase encodes MISRIDLRGDALPEGPALRDLLPRADFDVSAALEKVRPICEAVHHRGDAALIDFAEKFDGVRLESVRVPARAIADALDGLDPAVRAALEESIRRARLVHREQRRTTRTTQVVPGGAVTEKWVPVDRVGLYAPGGRSVYPSSVVMNVVPAQEAGVESIALASPAQAEFGGLPHPTILAACALLGVDEVYAAGGATAVAMFAHGTESCAPANMVTGPGNIWVAAAKRYFAGKIGIDAEAGPTEIAVLADATADPVHVAADLISQAEHDPLAAAVLVTDSVELADAVAKELEPQVAATKHVEDRIVPALAGRQSAIVLVDGVDEGLRVVDAYGAEHLEIQTADAAAVADRVRNAGAIFVGPWAPVSLGDYAAGSNHVLPTGGCACHSSGLSVQSFLRGIHIVDYTRDALAEVAHHVVTLAEAEDLPAHGAAIKARFAWKVPTSK; translated from the coding sequence GTGATCTCCCGAATCGATCTGCGCGGCGACGCCCTTCCCGAGGGACCCGCCCTGCGCGACCTGCTGCCCCGAGCCGACTTCGACGTCTCGGCCGCCCTGGAGAAGGTGCGTCCGATCTGCGAGGCCGTGCATCATCGGGGCGACGCGGCGCTGATCGACTTCGCCGAGAAGTTCGACGGGGTGCGGCTGGAGTCCGTACGCGTCCCGGCCCGGGCGATCGCGGACGCCCTGGACGGGCTCGACCCCGCCGTGCGCGCGGCCCTGGAGGAGTCCATCCGCCGCGCCCGTCTCGTGCACCGCGAGCAGCGCCGTACGACCCGCACCACCCAGGTCGTGCCCGGCGGCGCCGTGACCGAGAAGTGGGTGCCCGTCGACCGGGTCGGTCTGTACGCGCCCGGCGGCCGCTCGGTCTACCCGTCCTCCGTGGTGATGAACGTGGTGCCCGCGCAGGAGGCGGGCGTCGAGTCCATCGCCCTGGCCTCGCCCGCCCAGGCCGAGTTCGGGGGCCTGCCCCACCCGACGATCCTCGCCGCGTGCGCCCTGCTCGGCGTCGACGAGGTGTACGCGGCCGGTGGCGCGACCGCCGTCGCGATGTTCGCGCACGGCACCGAGTCCTGCGCGCCCGCGAACATGGTCACCGGCCCCGGCAACATCTGGGTCGCCGCCGCCAAGCGCTACTTCGCCGGCAAGATCGGCATCGACGCCGAGGCGGGACCGACCGAGATCGCCGTCCTCGCCGACGCCACGGCCGACCCCGTGCACGTCGCCGCCGATCTGATCAGCCAGGCCGAGCACGACCCGCTGGCCGCCGCCGTCCTGGTCACCGACTCCGTCGAGCTGGCGGACGCGGTCGCCAAGGAGCTGGAACCGCAGGTCGCGGCCACCAAGCACGTCGAGGACCGGATCGTCCCGGCGCTCGCCGGCCGGCAGTCCGCGATCGTGCTGGTCGACGGCGTCGACGAGGGCCTGCGGGTGGTCGACGCCTACGGCGCGGAGCACCTGGAGATCCAGACGGCGGACGCCGCCGCCGTGGCCGACCGGGTGCGGAACGCGGGCGCGATCTTCGTCGGGCCCTGGGCGCCGGTCTCGCTCGGCGACTACGCGGCCGGCTCCAACCACGTGCTCCCGACGGGTGGCTGCGCCTGCCACTCCTCCGGGCTGTCCGTGCAGTCCTTCCTCCGCGGCATCCACATCGTGGACTACACGCGCGACGCGCTCGCCGAGGTCGCGCACCACGTGGTGACCCTGGCGGAGGCGGAGGACCTGCCCGCCCACGGGGCGGCGATCAAGGCGCGGTTCGCATGGAAGGTGCCGACGAGCAAGTGA
- the priA gene encoding bifunctional 1-(5-phosphoribosyl)-5-((5-phosphoribosylamino)methylideneamino)imidazole-4-carboxamide isomerase/phosphoribosylanthranilate isomerase PriA, with protein MSKLELLPAVDVRDGQAVRLVHGESGTETSYGSPLEAALAWQRSGAEWLHLVDLDAAFGTGDNRALIAEVAKAMDIKVELSGGIRDDDTLAAALATGCTRVNLGTAALETPEWVAKVISEHGDKIAVGLDVRGTTLRGRGWTRDGGDLYETLARLDQEGCARYVVTDIAKDGTLQGPNLELLKNVCAVTDRPVVASGGVSSLDDLRAIAELVPLGVEGSIVGKALYAKAFTLEEALEAVAR; from the coding sequence GTGAGCAAGCTCGAACTCCTCCCCGCCGTCGACGTCCGCGACGGCCAGGCCGTCCGTCTCGTGCACGGCGAGTCCGGGACCGAGACCTCCTACGGCTCCCCGCTCGAGGCGGCCCTCGCCTGGCAGCGGTCGGGCGCCGAGTGGCTGCACCTGGTCGACCTGGACGCCGCGTTCGGTACCGGCGACAACCGCGCGCTGATCGCCGAGGTCGCCAAGGCCATGGACATCAAGGTGGAGCTCTCCGGCGGCATCCGCGACGACGACACCCTCGCCGCCGCCCTCGCCACCGGCTGCACGCGCGTGAACCTGGGCACGGCCGCCCTGGAGACGCCCGAGTGGGTCGCCAAGGTCATCTCCGAGCACGGCGACAAGATCGCGGTGGGCCTGGACGTGCGCGGCACGACCCTGCGCGGCCGCGGCTGGACCCGCGACGGCGGCGACCTCTACGAGACGCTGGCCCGCCTCGACCAGGAGGGCTGCGCGCGGTACGTGGTCACCGACATCGCCAAGGACGGCACCCTGCAGGGCCCGAACCTCGAGCTGCTGAAGAACGTCTGCGCGGTCACCGACCGGCCCGTCGTCGCCTCGGGCGGCGTGTCGTCGCTGGACGACCTCCGGGCCATCGCCGAGCTGGTCCCGCTCGGCGTCGAGGGCTCGATCGTCGGCAAGGCGCTGTACGCGAAGGCGTTCACCCTGGAAGAGGCCCTGGAAGCGGTGGCCCGGTGA
- a CDS encoding anthranilate synthase component I — translation MDLETFRKLATDRRVIPVTRKLLADGDTPVALYRKLAAERPGTFLLESAENGRSWSRYSFVGVRSAATLTARDGQAHWLGAPPVGVPAEGDPLAALRATIETLHTPHQEGLPPFTGGMVGYLGYDIVRRLEKIGPGERDDLKLPELTMLLTSDLAVMDHWEGSVLLIANAINHNDLDTGVDEAYADATARLDAMEADLSRAVAQPPAVLPPSELPEYTALWGGPDFRAAVEDVKERIRAGEAFQVVPSQRFETECTASALDVYRVLRATNPSPYMYLFRFDGFDVVGSSPEALVKVEDGRAMVHPIAGTRHRGATPQEDQALADELLADPKERAEHLMLVDLGRNDLGRVCEPGSVEVVDFMSVERYSHVMHIVSTVTGQVAAGRTAFDVLTACFPAGTLSGAPKPRAMQIIDELEPSRRGMYGGCVGYLDFAGDSDTAIAIRTALLRDGTAYVQAGAGIVADSDPVAEDQECRNKAAAVLRAVHTANRLGGRSA, via the coding sequence ATGGACCTCGAGACGTTCCGCAAGCTGGCCACCGACCGTCGGGTCATCCCGGTCACCCGCAAACTCCTCGCCGACGGCGACACCCCGGTCGCGCTCTACCGCAAGCTCGCCGCCGAGCGCCCCGGCACCTTCCTGCTGGAGTCCGCGGAGAACGGCCGCTCCTGGTCCCGGTACTCCTTCGTCGGCGTCCGCAGCGCCGCCACGCTCACCGCACGCGACGGCCAGGCCCACTGGCTCGGCGCCCCGCCCGTCGGCGTCCCCGCCGAGGGCGACCCGCTCGCCGCGCTGCGCGCCACCATCGAGACCCTGCACACCCCCCACCAGGAGGGCCTGCCGCCCTTCACCGGCGGCATGGTCGGCTACCTCGGCTACGACATCGTGCGCCGCCTGGAGAAGATCGGCCCCGGCGAGCGCGACGATCTGAAGCTGCCCGAGCTGACGATGCTGCTCACCAGCGACCTCGCCGTCATGGACCACTGGGAGGGCTCCGTCCTGCTGATCGCCAACGCGATCAACCACAACGACCTCGACACCGGCGTCGACGAGGCCTACGCCGACGCGACGGCCCGGCTGGACGCCATGGAGGCCGACCTCTCCCGCGCGGTCGCCCAGCCCCCGGCCGTCCTGCCGCCCTCCGAACTGCCCGAGTACACCGCCCTGTGGGGCGGCCCCGACTTCCGGGCGGCCGTCGAGGACGTCAAGGAGCGCATCCGCGCGGGCGAGGCCTTCCAGGTCGTCCCCTCCCAGCGCTTCGAGACGGAGTGCACCGCGAGCGCGCTGGACGTCTACCGGGTCCTGCGGGCCACCAACCCCTCCCCGTACATGTACCTGTTCCGCTTCGACGGCTTCGACGTCGTCGGCTCCTCCCCGGAGGCCCTGGTCAAGGTCGAGGACGGACGGGCCATGGTCCACCCCATCGCCGGCACCCGGCACCGGGGCGCCACCCCGCAGGAGGACCAGGCCCTCGCCGACGAACTGCTCGCCGACCCCAAGGAGCGCGCCGAGCACCTCATGCTCGTCGACCTGGGCCGCAACGACCTGGGGCGGGTCTGCGAGCCGGGCTCGGTCGAGGTCGTCGACTTCATGTCCGTCGAGCGGTACTCGCACGTGATGCACATCGTCTCCACCGTCACCGGGCAGGTCGCCGCCGGCCGCACCGCCTTCGACGTCCTCACCGCGTGCTTCCCCGCCGGCACCCTCTCCGGCGCGCCCAAGCCGCGCGCCATGCAGATCATCGACGAGCTGGAGCCGTCCCGGCGCGGCATGTACGGCGGCTGCGTGGGCTACCTGGACTTCGCGGGGGACTCCGACACGGCCATCGCCATCCGCACCGCCCTGCTGCGCGACGGCACCGCCTACGTGCAGGCGGGCGCGGGCATCGTCGCCGACTCCGACCCGGTCGCCGAGGACCAGGAGTGCCGCAACAAGGCCGCGGCCGTCCTGCGCGCCGTCCACACCGCCAACCGACTGGGCGGCCGGAGCGCCTGA
- a CDS encoding histidinol-phosphate transaminase: protein MSFGIDDLPVRDELRGKSPYGAPQLDVPVRLNTNENPYPLPEPLVERIAERVRDAARDLNRYPDRDAVELRTQLAKYLTDTTGHEVAPANVWAANGSNEVLQQLLQTFGGPGRTAIGFEPSYSMHGLIARGTGTGWISGPRNADFTVDLAAAEKAIAEHRPDVVFVTTPNNPTGTAVPAGTVLALYEAAQAAKPSIVVVDEAYVEFSHGDSLLPLIEGRPHLVVSRTMSKAFGAAGLRLGYLAAHPAVVDAVQLVRLPYHLSAVTQATALAALEHTGTLLKYVEQLKSERDRLAGELLAAGYEVTPSDANFVQFGRFDDAHAVWRQILDRGVLVRDNGVPGWLRVTAGTPEENDAFLDAVRELKKETSA, encoded by the coding sequence GTGAGCTTCGGAATCGACGATCTCCCCGTACGGGACGAGCTGCGCGGCAAGTCCCCCTACGGCGCGCCCCAGCTGGACGTCCCCGTACGGCTGAACACGAACGAGAACCCCTACCCGCTGCCCGAGCCGCTGGTCGAGCGGATCGCCGAGCGGGTGCGTGACGCGGCCCGCGACCTCAACCGGTACCCGGACCGCGACGCCGTGGAGCTGCGGACGCAGCTGGCGAAGTACCTCACGGACACGACGGGGCACGAGGTCGCCCCGGCCAACGTGTGGGCCGCCAACGGCTCCAACGAGGTCCTCCAGCAGCTGCTGCAGACCTTCGGCGGACCCGGCCGCACGGCGATCGGCTTCGAGCCGTCGTACTCGATGCACGGGCTCATCGCCCGCGGCACCGGGACCGGATGGATCTCCGGGCCGCGCAACGCCGACTTCACCGTCGACCTCGCGGCCGCCGAGAAGGCCATCGCCGAGCACCGCCCCGACGTCGTCTTCGTCACCACCCCCAACAACCCCACCGGCACCGCGGTCCCGGCCGGGACGGTCCTCGCGCTGTACGAGGCCGCCCAGGCCGCGAAGCCGTCGATCGTCGTGGTCGACGAGGCGTACGTCGAGTTCAGCCACGGCGACTCGCTGCTGCCCCTGATCGAGGGCCGGCCGCACCTCGTCGTGTCCCGCACGATGTCGAAGGCCTTCGGCGCGGCGGGCCTGCGCCTCGGCTACCTCGCCGCGCACCCCGCGGTGGTGGACGCCGTCCAGCTGGTCCGGCTGCCCTACCACCTGTCGGCCGTCACCCAGGCGACCGCGCTGGCCGCCCTGGAGCACACCGGCACCCTGCTGAAGTACGTCGAGCAGCTGAAGTCGGAGCGGGACCGCCTGGCGGGCGAGCTGCTCGCGGCCGGCTACGAGGTCACGCCGTCCGACGCCAACTTCGTGCAGTTCGGGCGGTTCGACGACGCCCACGCGGTGTGGCGGCAGATCCTCGACCGGGGTGTCCTGGTCCGGGACAACGGGGTGCCCGGCTGGCTCCGGGTCACCGCCGGAACCCCCGAAGAGAACGACGCGTTCCTCGACGCGGTCCGTGAACTGAAGAAGGAGACGAGCGCATGA
- the hisH gene encoding imidazole glycerol phosphate synthase subunit HisH gives MELSTAKSAKKVVVFDYGFGNVRSAERALARTGADVEITRDFDTAMNADGLLVPGVGAFAACMKGLKEARGDWIIGRRLSGGRPVMGICVGMQILFERGIEHGVETEGLDEWPGAVEPLQADVVPHMGWNTVDAPADSQLFAGLDADARFYFVHSYAVHDWSLEVLNPAMRAPRVTWATHGEPFVAAVENGALWATQFHPEKSGDAGAQLLTNWIGTL, from the coding sequence GTGGAGTTGAGCACCGCGAAGAGCGCGAAGAAGGTCGTGGTCTTCGACTACGGCTTCGGCAACGTCCGCTCCGCCGAACGCGCCCTCGCGCGCACCGGGGCGGACGTCGAGATCACCCGTGACTTCGACACCGCGATGAACGCCGACGGGCTGCTGGTGCCGGGCGTCGGCGCTTTCGCCGCCTGCATGAAGGGCCTGAAGGAGGCCCGCGGCGACTGGATCATCGGCCGCCGGCTGTCCGGCGGACGGCCGGTCATGGGTATCTGCGTCGGCATGCAGATCCTGTTCGAGCGCGGCATCGAGCACGGCGTGGAGACCGAGGGCCTCGACGAGTGGCCCGGCGCGGTCGAGCCGCTGCAGGCCGACGTCGTGCCCCACATGGGCTGGAACACCGTGGACGCCCCGGCCGACTCCCAGCTGTTCGCCGGCCTCGACGCGGACGCCCGCTTCTACTTCGTGCACTCCTACGCCGTCCACGACTGGTCCCTGGAAGTGCTCAACCCGGCGATGCGCGCCCCCAGGGTGACCTGGGCGACGCACGGCGAGCCGTTCGTGGCCGCCGTGGAGAACGGCGCCCTGTGGGCCACGCAGTTCCACCCCGAGAAGTCCGGCGACGCCGGAGCCCAGCTCCTCACCAACTGGATCGGAACACTGTGA
- a CDS encoding ArsR/SmtB family transcription factor: MTESTDTAGRERNRRITDLGTLKALAHPLRMRLYRGLTVARVTTASHLADQVGEAVSLVSYHLRKLAEHGLIEEAEPQSADGRERWWRPASDGVSIRDEDFRDAPEKAAAHTAASRLFAADRMDMYRRWLDERTHWSPEWNRGAESSESVLRLTADELAELTEEMLALLRRYEERGRAAEAAETAAAGERPEASQGRENVSVHTYAFPFRA; the protein is encoded by the coding sequence ATGACAGAGTCGACGGACACGGCAGGCAGGGAACGCAACCGCCGGATCACGGACCTGGGCACGCTCAAGGCGCTCGCCCACCCCCTCCGGATGCGGCTGTACCGCGGGCTGACCGTCGCCCGCGTAACCACCGCCTCCCACCTCGCCGACCAGGTCGGCGAGGCCGTCTCGCTGGTCAGCTACCACCTGCGCAAACTCGCCGAACACGGGCTCATCGAGGAGGCCGAGCCGCAGAGCGCGGACGGCCGCGAGCGCTGGTGGCGGCCCGCCTCCGACGGCGTGAGCATCCGTGACGAGGACTTCCGCGACGCCCCGGAGAAGGCGGCCGCGCACACCGCGGCCAGCCGGCTCTTCGCCGCGGACCGCATGGACATGTACCGGCGCTGGCTCGACGAGCGGACCCACTGGAGCCCCGAGTGGAACCGCGGCGCCGAGTCCTCGGAGTCCGTCCTGCGTCTCACCGCGGACGAACTGGCGGAGCTCACCGAGGAGATGCTCGCGCTCCTGCGCAGGTACGAAGAGCGGGGCAGGGCCGCCGAGGCCGCCGAGACCGCAGCGGCCGGCGAGCGCCCCGAGGCCTCCCAGGGCCGGGAGAACGTCTCGGTGCACACATACGCGTTCCCGTTCCGTGCCTGA
- the hisI gene encoding phosphoribosyl-AMP cyclohydrolase: MTSTPTPSSLDPAIAARLKRSPDGLVPAIAQQYDTGEVLMLGWMDDEALHRTLTTGRCTYWSRSRREYWVKGDTSGHVQQVRSVALDCDADTVLVQVDQTGAACHTGARTCFEADVLLKDADPLTDAAVADSGVPASDQ; encoded by the coding sequence ATGACCAGCACGCCCACGCCCAGCAGCCTGGACCCCGCCATCGCCGCGCGTCTCAAGCGCAGCCCCGACGGGCTCGTCCCCGCCATCGCCCAGCAGTACGACACCGGTGAGGTGCTCATGCTCGGCTGGATGGACGACGAGGCGCTGCACCGCACGCTCACCACCGGCCGCTGCACCTACTGGTCGCGCAGCCGCCGTGAGTACTGGGTCAAGGGCGATACCTCCGGCCACGTCCAGCAGGTCAGGTCCGTCGCCCTCGACTGCGACGCCGACACCGTGCTCGTCCAGGTCGACCAGACCGGCGCTGCTTGCCACACCGGCGCGCGCACCTGCTTCGAGGCCGACGTGCTCCTGAAGGACGCCGACCCCCTGACGGACGCCGCGGTCGCCGATTCCGGCGTCCCGGCCTCGGATCAGTAA
- a CDS encoding RidA family protein, with protein MSEVRRVGSGGPWEEAFGYSRAVQLPGGLVLVSGCTSVVDGEIAAGGPYEQTVNAFNVAFAALEKLGLGRDDVVRTRMYLTHARDVDDIGRAHKELFDAVRPAASMIIVSGFVDPSLVVEVEVEAFRPGGDEEVSAP; from the coding sequence GTGAGCGAGGTGCGCCGGGTCGGGTCCGGCGGACCCTGGGAGGAGGCCTTCGGCTACTCCCGCGCGGTGCAGCTGCCGGGCGGGCTCGTGCTCGTGTCCGGCTGCACCTCCGTGGTGGACGGCGAGATCGCCGCCGGGGGGCCGTACGAGCAGACGGTCAACGCCTTCAACGTCGCCTTCGCCGCGCTGGAGAAGCTGGGGCTCGGCCGCGACGACGTCGTGCGCACGCGCATGTACCTCACCCACGCGCGGGACGTCGACGACATCGGTCGCGCCCACAAGGAGCTGTTCGACGCCGTCCGGCCCGCCGCGTCCATGATCATCGTGTCCGGCTTCGTGGACCCGAGCCTGGTCGTCGAGGTCGAGGTCGAGGCGTTCCGTCCCGGCGGCGACGAGGAGGTGTCCGCGCCATGA
- a CDS encoding MFS transporter, translating to MPVTTATHETVQRAAPELPAHRDPDVLRWLTAYTASMVGDSVYYIALSWAAVQAGTPAQAGLVMTASAVPRALLMLGGGVIADRLGPRRVVIGSDAVRCAAVLAVAALLYATTPGLWPLALLALVFGAVDAVFLPAVGALPARVTSRGQLARVQGMRGLAIRFASVVGGPLGGLGVAAGGAAAAFALAGLLIAVSVPLLCSVRIRELPADDQAAAGGTAWSDLLAGLRYVRRHRVLAPLMLAIALGDLGFVGPLNVGLTLLADERGWGAAGMGWVLSGFGVGAGAASLLLTLRGRLPHAGRLAGSSILAGSVAIGGLAFAPTLATAVGTALLIGLLAGLSGAVCGALLQTQTAPAYLGRVTAVSSLVSVGLAPLSMPVSAAAVGAWGTGPVFVASAAVCGLGGVTALGVRNLRRAELPR from the coding sequence CTGCCGGTGACCACCGCCACGCACGAGACCGTCCAGCGCGCCGCCCCCGAACTCCCCGCCCACCGCGACCCCGACGTGCTGCGCTGGCTCACCGCCTACACCGCTTCCATGGTCGGCGACAGCGTCTACTACATCGCCCTGTCGTGGGCCGCCGTCCAGGCCGGCACGCCCGCGCAGGCCGGGCTGGTGATGACGGCGAGCGCCGTGCCGCGGGCCCTGCTGATGCTGGGCGGGGGAGTGATCGCCGACCGGCTGGGTCCGCGCCGGGTCGTCATCGGCAGCGACGCCGTGCGCTGCGCGGCCGTCCTCGCGGTGGCCGCGCTGCTGTACGCGACCACTCCCGGCCTGTGGCCGCTCGCGCTGCTCGCCCTGGTCTTCGGCGCCGTCGACGCCGTCTTCCTGCCGGCCGTGGGCGCGCTGCCCGCGCGCGTGACGAGCCGCGGGCAGCTCGCGCGCGTCCAGGGCATGCGCGGCCTCGCCATCCGGTTCGCGAGCGTCGTCGGCGGACCGCTCGGCGGTCTCGGGGTGGCGGCCGGCGGCGCGGCCGCCGCGTTCGCCCTGGCAGGACTGCTGATAGCGGTCTCCGTGCCGCTGCTGTGCTCCGTGCGCATCCGCGAGCTGCCCGCCGACGACCAGGCGGCCGCCGGCGGCACCGCCTGGAGCGACCTGCTGGCCGGCCTGCGGTACGTGCGCCGCCACCGCGTCCTCGCCCCGCTGATGCTGGCCATCGCCCTCGGCGACCTGGGCTTCGTCGGACCCCTCAACGTGGGCCTGACCCTGCTCGCCGACGAGCGTGGCTGGGGCGCCGCCGGCATGGGCTGGGTGCTCTCCGGGTTCGGCGTCGGCGCGGGCGCCGCCTCGCTGCTGCTGACCCTGAGGGGACGGCTCCCGCACGCCGGCCGGCTGGCCGGCTCGTCGATCCTGGCGGGCTCCGTGGCCATCGGCGGCCTCGCCTTCGCACCCACCCTCGCAACCGCCGTCGGCACGGCCCTGCTGATCGGGCTGCTCGCCGGGCTCAGCGGCGCCGTGTGCGGAGCCCTGCTGCAGACCCAGACCGCCCCGGCCTACCTGGGCCGCGTCACCGCCGTCTCCAGCCTCGTCAGCGTCGGCCTCGCCCCGCTCAGCATGCCGGTGTCGGCCGCGGCCGTCGGGGCCTGGGGCACCGGGCCCGTGTTCGTCGCCAGCGCCGCGGTCTGCGGGCTCGGCGGGGTCACGGCCCTCGGCGTGCGCAACCTGCGCCGCGCCGAACTGCCGCGCTGA
- the hisB gene encoding imidazoleglycerol-phosphate dehydratase HisB, translating into MTREGRVGRIERTTKETSVLVEIDLDGSGKVDVSTGVGFYDHMLDQLGRHGLFDLTVKTDGDLHIDSHHTIEDTALALGAAFKQALGDKVGIYRFGNCTVPLDESLAQVTVDLSGRPYLVHTEPEKMAPMIGEYDTTMTRHILESFVAQAQIALHVHVPYGRNAHHIVECQFKALARALRYASERDPRAVGILPSTKGAL; encoded by the coding sequence ATGACTCGCGAAGGCCGCGTCGGAAGAATCGAGCGCACCACGAAGGAGACCTCGGTCCTCGTCGAGATCGACCTCGACGGTTCCGGCAAGGTCGACGTGTCGACCGGCGTCGGCTTCTACGACCACATGCTCGACCAGCTCGGACGCCACGGACTGTTCGACCTGACCGTGAAGACCGACGGCGACCTGCACATCGACTCGCACCACACGATCGAGGACACCGCCCTCGCGCTGGGCGCCGCCTTCAAGCAGGCCCTCGGCGACAAGGTGGGGATCTACCGCTTCGGCAACTGCACGGTCCCGCTGGACGAGTCCCTCGCCCAGGTCACGGTCGACCTCTCCGGCCGCCCCTACCTCGTGCACACCGAGCCCGAGAAGATGGCGCCGATGATCGGCGAGTACGACACGACGATGACCCGGCACATCCTGGAGTCCTTCGTCGCCCAGGCGCAGATCGCGCTGCACGTGCACGTGCCCTACGGGCGCAACGCGCACCACATCGTGGAGTGCCAGTTCAAGGCACTCGCCCGGGCCCTGCGCTACGCCTCGGAGCGCGACCCGCGCGCAGTCGGCATCCTCCCCTCCACGAAGGGCGCGCTGTAA
- a CDS encoding TIGR03085 family metal-binding protein, with amino-acid sequence MSTFAKRERLLLADLLETAGPDAPTLCEGWQTRDLAAHLVVRERRPDAAGGILIKQLAPRLDRVMEEFAAKPYGELIQLIRTGPPRFSPFQLKQLDEASNTIEFYVHTEDVRRATPDWSSRELDPVFQDALWSRLERTARLMGRGTPTGLVLRRPDGRTAVANRGTPVVTATGEPSELLLFLYGRQSAAAVELDGEKEAIDRLHGGKQLGI; translated from the coding sequence ATGTCCACTTTCGCGAAGCGTGAACGGCTGTTGCTCGCCGACCTCTTGGAGACCGCGGGCCCTGACGCGCCCACGCTCTGCGAGGGCTGGCAGACCCGTGACCTGGCCGCGCACCTGGTGGTGCGCGAACGCCGTCCGGACGCCGCCGGGGGCATCCTGATCAAGCAGCTCGCGCCGCGGCTGGACCGGGTGATGGAGGAGTTCGCCGCGAAGCCGTACGGGGAGCTGATCCAGCTGATCCGCACGGGCCCGCCGCGTTTCTCCCCGTTCCAGCTCAAGCAGCTCGACGAGGCGTCCAACACCATCGAGTTCTACGTGCACACGGAGGACGTCCGCCGGGCCACGCCCGACTGGTCCTCGCGCGAGCTCGACCCGGTCTTCCAGGACGCCCTGTGGTCGCGTCTGGAGCGCACCGCGCGCCTGATGGGCCGCGGCACCCCGACGGGCCTGGTCCTGCGCCGTCCGGACGGCCGTACGGCGGTCGCCAACCGGGGCACGCCGGTCGTGACGGCGACGGGCGAGCCGTCGGAGCTGCTGCTGTTCCTGTACGGCCGGCAGAGCGCCGCCGCGGTGGAGCTGGACGGCGAGAAGGAAGCGATCGACCGGCTGCACGGCGGCAAGCAGCTCGGCATCTGA